GACGTCGCAGACATTCGCCCACCATATCCATGCGAATCGTTTTGTTGCTCGAGTCGGCGAAGGCGGGCGTTTCACCGACGCCGCTCGGGGCCCGACCGGGCCTACATCACACACCGCATCCTGCTTGACCCAATTATCGTAACCGAGTATTAATTTGTCCGGAACAAGGTGATGGCATTCCTACCTGCTCCCAAAGTCATTGGGCAACAGCATCATCGGCACGGATAGCTCTCATCACGAATTCGTATTGGACCGTAATTATTCCGGGCTGCGAAGATCCGTTGAACGACCGACGCCATATTCCTGGAGACCAAGCGATGGATCAAACCTTTATGCAGAGTGCACGGGACACCCTCGTCGACGGTGTTGGCCGACGCGATTTCGTCAGGGCCGTCGCGGCAATCGGTGCCGGGGTCGGCGTAGCCGGCATCGCAGCCGGTTGCGCCAGAACCGGTTCGGCGGCTTCAACTTTCAGTGCCAACCGGGTTCTGCAGCCAGGCGAGGGCAATATCGGGGGCAACCACTACCTGCAGTCCACGCCCGACCAGGTGCTCTGGGGTTACGTCCCCAACGTGCATGCCAAACCGGTGCTGCAAATGAAGTCGGGAGAAACGCTCACCGTCGACGCCGTCTCGCACGAGGGCATCCTGGAGGATCAGGGGCGTAATCCCGTCGCGTACTTCGCGTCGAAGGGCGTCCGCCAATCCGAGGTCCTCACGGACGCCATCGCGATCGCTGCGGAATATCGGCGCACACCACGCGATTTCGATAAGGACGGTCCCCATGTGGTCACCGGTCCGGTGTTCGTCGAAGGAGCGCAGCCGGGAGATGTGCTCAAGATCGAGACGCTCGAGGCGACGCCGCGAGTGCCTTACGGCGTCGTCTCTAGTCGGCACGGCAAGGGCGCATTGGCCAGGACCACCGACGGCAAGGCACCCGCGGGAATCACGCTCGCGGAAGTCATGCCGCCGGTAAGCGAAGACCACCGACCCAACCCCGACCCGACGAAATATGGCGACTCCTTCACATTCACGTCCATCGAGGACGGCCATGGCGTGATGCGCTACGGCACAGCGTCGGTGCGATTTCCGCTCAACCCGTTCATGGGCATGATGGGTGTCGCCTTCTCGCCGGATTCGGATCTCACGGCGGCAAGCGCCAACTCGATACCGCCGACCTTGGGCGGGGGCAACATCGACATCCGGTTGCTGGGTGTGGGCTCCACTTTCTACCTGCCCGTGTTCGCCGAAGGCGCACTGTTCTACGTCGGTGACCCCCACCACGCGATGGGCAGTGGCGAGGTCGCGCTGACCGCGATGGAAGGATCGCTGCGAGGAACCTTTCGGCTCACGGTGTGCAAACCGAAAACCGGTGATGCACCGTCGGTGGCCTACCGCTACCCCTTCGCCGAGACCGCCGATCTCTGGGTGCCCATCGGGCTGTCCGATCCCGATGCCAGCGTCAACGGACAGATCACTGATCTCAACGTGGCGATGCGCCGGGCGGTGGTCAATGCCCTGGACTTTCTCGAGTCCGACAGGGGTATGGACCGGGCCACGGCATACGCATACCTGTCCGCCGCGGCCGATTTCTGTGTCTCTCAGGTGGTCGACCGCACGGTCGGGGTGCACGCGCAAATCGACAAGTCGCACTTCCGGTGAGCCGTGCCGCGCAATTCGCGTGAATCGCTGTTCAGGAGACGGACCATAGCCTTAACATGAGACTATGTCTCAAAGTCCGGCAGTGTCGCCGACCGATAGCGCGCCGCAAGCGCGTGCCGCGTGGCATTTCTTCCAGCAGATGATCGCCGACGTCACCAAGATCGTGACCGAGGACGCCGAGACCGAGCGCGAGCTTCTCGAGGGGCTGCGGGTGATCGCCCGGGTGTCGTCGCTGTGTTCGCAGATGGCCGTCGAGGCCGACACTGCTCGCCCGGGGTTCTTCGATATGTGTTCGGACACCCGGATGATCGGCGGGCCCAATCCCGACGGCAATTATTTCCTGGCGATGATCCGCGGTGATCGGCGCTATCGGATCACCGGTACTCGCGGCACGACTACCTATCTCGGATTCCAGATCCTGGCCGGCACCGGCCTGACCCCACGGCGAATGTCCAACTACCTCGGCGACACCAACCTGGAGCTCACCTCCGGTGAGTTCGCGCTGGTGCTGTCGGCCGACGAGCCCGCGGATCCAGCCGGGGCGCAATGGATACAGATCCCCGATGACGCGTCGTCGGTCGTGGTCCGCGAGTACATCGCCGATCGCGACGCCGAAGAGCCGGCCACGATGCGCATCGAGGCGCTCGACCCCGATCCAGTGACCGTGCTGTCCGATAACGAACTGGCCGAACAGTTCACCGCGATGGCGTGGTCGCTGATGAAGCTGACCACGCTGCACCGCACGATCAAGCCGCAACTGCTACAGCAGCCCAACACACTGTTGACCGCCGAGGCCGCCGACCTGGGTGCGGCCGACACGACGCCGGACAACCTGTACATGATGGGCACCTTCCGGCTCGACCCCGGCCAGGCGCTGGTACTCGACATCGAGCCGCCCGACACCCGGTACTGGAACGTCACGCTGGAAAGCGTTTGGCACGAGTGCTTCGAACCGCGTCGCCGGCACAGTTCGGTGACGAACCGCGGGGTGCAGCCGGATGCCGACGGGCGGGTGCGTATCGCGATCTCCGCGCAGGACTTGGGGTTTGGGCATTGGCTCGACACCGGTGGCCGGCATCGCGGTTTCGTGGTCCTGCGCTGGCTGGACAACCCCACCCCGCCCGACGTGAAGGTGTCCGTGCGCGAGGCCGGGGAGCAGGCATGACGCTGCAGGAACGATTCAACCCCGACAACCTGATCGCCGCCGCCTGCGAACAAGTCGGCAGCGACGACTTCGGCGATGACGGCTGGCAGCCCGGGCTGCAACTGTTGACCGACGGCCTGGTCAACGACGCGCGGCTATCGCCGATCGGCGTCGAGGTCGCCCACCTCGACCTCATGCGGGCCCTGAAGAACCGACTCGGCGTGATCGCCTGGCGCAAGCAACATCCCGAGATCGCGGAGAAGCCGATCACCGCGCCGATCTTCATCGTGGGACAACCGCGCACCGGGACCACCATCCTGCACGACCTGCTGGCCCAGGATCCCGAGCTGCGCGCACCGTTGACCTGGGAGGTCGACGAGCCGTGCCCGGTCCCGCGGCCCGAGACCTATCACAACGATCCGCGCATTGCGCAGGCGCAGGCCAGCATCGACATGTCCGAGCAGATCGTTCCGGGCTTCCTGGCCTTTCACCCGATGGGCGCGCTGCTCGCCCAGGAGTGTGTGCGCATCACGGGCAGCGAGTTCATCAGCATGATCTACACCGTTCAGTATCGGCTGCCGCGTTACTATCGCTGGCTGCTCTACGAGGCGGATCACGCCGGCGCCTACCACTATCACCGAATCTTCTTGCAGCATCTGCAGTCTGGGATTCCCGGACAGTGGTTGCTGAAGTCGCCCGCGCATCTATGGCAGTTGGACAAGTTGATGGCCGAATACCCCGACGCGCTGGTGGTGCAGACGCACCGCGATCCGCTCAACGTCATCTCGTCGATCGCCGCGCTGACCAATCACCTGCGGCGGATGGGCAGCGACGAAACGAGCATCGCCGAGTGCGCGGCGCAGTCGTATGAAGAGATCGTCGTCGGCCTTGAGCGCGGGATGGCGATGCGCGACAAGGGCGTTGTGCCCGAGGGCCGGATGATCGACGTTCAGTTCACGGATTTCATGAAGGACCCGTGGCGCACGATCGGCGACATCTATCAGAGACTGGGCCGCGAGCTCAAGCCCGAGGCCGAGCAGAAGATGCGTGACTTCCTGACCGCCCACCCCGGTGACGGCGGACGCGGACGCTACACCTGGTCTGACACCGGCCTGGAAGCCGACGAAGTGCGCGAGCGGGTGCGTGATTACCAGCAGCGCTACGACGTACCGACCGAGGAGCTGAAGTAGCCCGGCCGACTGCTACGCAGACCGAGTTCCCCCCCAGCCGGGCGCTCGCACTCCTGGGCCCGGCCAGCCGGGCGCTCGGCGCAGAAGGAGAGGCTAGTCGGCGGGCTCGTAGCGCAACATCGTGACGTCGTGCTCGGGATAGTCGAAGAACACCGGGCGCACCCGCATGCCGACGTTGAGATCCACCGGATCGACATTGACCATCTCGGTGGAAAACCTTGGGCCCTCGTCCCATTCGACGATGGCGAGCAGCTGTGGAACGGCGTCGGCGAAATGCGGGCTGACGGGCCGGTGCGCCACGGTGAAGGAATACAACGTCCCCATACCGGAAATCTCGCGCCATTCCAGGTCGTTGGCCAGCGTGCGCGGCGCGCGTACCCGCGGATAGAACACGTACGCGTCCGACGACGGCGAGTACTGAATCACGATGCGATGCTGGGCCAGCGCGTCCCAAAATGGGGCGGTGGTGGGTGTTTTGACGGGCATCGGACGGTCGAAGTTCATCAGTCAGTCCCCCTGCAGGATGAGCGTCGTCTGCTCGGACAGGATTCCGCCGTTGCCAGATACGAAAGCCCGGTTGCAGTCGGCGACCTGCGCGGCGCCCGCGCGGCCCATGATCTGGCGGGTGGCGTCGCAGACATGGTGCATGCCGCCGGCCAGCCCCGCTTGGCCAAAGCCGAGCTGACCGCCGGCGGTGTTGAGCGGAAAGTCACCCCGGAAGGTCAAGTCGTGGTTGGCGACGAACTCCATCCCCGTGCCCTTCTCGCAGAAGCCCGCATCTTCCAGCGACAGCAGCACGGTGATTGTGTAGCAGTCGTAGATCGACACCATGTCCATCTGCTCACGGGTCAGGTCGGTCATCGCGAATGCGGTGTCAGCGGCCGCGGCAATCGGTGTCGACAGCAGATCTTCGGCGTAGGTCGGTGTCTTGAACGGCACGTGCTCGCCGAATCCTTTGATCCACACCGGGCGATTGCGCGAACGCCTGGCGACGTCGGCGTTCGCGACGACTACCGCGGCGCCCCCGACACACGGCATGACGATCTCCAGCATGTGCAACGGGTCGGCGATCACCGGGCTGGCCAACACGTCCTCGACCGTGAGCGGCTTGTCCTTCCAGATCGCGCCGTCGGTGTGGTTGGCGTTGGTGCGGGTATCGACGACGATCTTGGCCATCGCCCGCTCGTCGTAGCCGTAGATCGCCGCATAACGCTGGGCCACCTGACCATAAGGTCCGTTCTGCCCGAGGTTCCCGTAGGGAATCTCGAATTCGGCTTGCGGAGAGCCATATTGGTTGCTCGAGGAGCCGAAGAACATGGCGTCGACCATTGGCCGGGGCTTCTGCTTCGACATCGGTGTGATGTAGCGCGCGGGCAGCGCACACAGCACGGCATCGCAGATGCCGAGCTCGACGGCCGCGGCCGCCCGCCACACCATGGCTGCGGCGCTGGCTCCCCCGAGATCTACGTGCTCGGCGAATCGTGCACCCACGCCCAGGTATTCGGCAATCGTGGAGGGGACGAAGATCTCCGACTCGGCGAGGTGGGAGGCGACGATCCCGTTGACGACCTCACCCGGCAGTCCCGCGTCGTCGAGCGCCGCGGCGGAAAGCTCGGCCCATTGCTCAAGGGCGAAGGGGGCGGGTGACGCCTTGTTCAAGCGCTCCGGGGGCAGCTCGACGTAGCCGACGATCGCGGCCTCTCCGCGTAATCCCATGGCGTGTCCTTATTTTGGAGTTTACTTGCGGGGCAGGCCCAAGATCATCTGCGCGATGATGTTCAGCTGGATCTCCCTGGTCCCGCCACCGATCAACTCGGCCGGTAGATGCAGATAAGGTTCCACGACCGCGGCGTCGGCGTCGTCCACCATCGCGACCTGGCCCGTCAACTGCAGGGTGGACTGGAAAGTCCTTCGCAGCAACACGTTCATCGCTACCTTGGCGATGCTGGACGCCGGACCAGACGCCTGCCCGTCGAGCAGCCGGATGGTCTCGCGCACCCCGAGCGCCCGAATCGCGTTGGTGTACGCGTCGAGCTCACCGAGCTCACGCAGCGCGTCGTCGCGGTCGGGCCCGGGTTCCGATGCGAGGCGGCGCAGTGCTATGGCCCGGTCGAATTTCACGTACCCACTGATGGCCGAACGCTCTTCGGCCATTGTGGCAATCGCGAGGCTCCAGCCGTCGGTCGGACCGCCCAGCAGCATCTCGTCGGGGACGAAGACGTCGTTGAGGAACACTTCGTTGAAATGTGCCTGACCGGTGGCCGTTTTGATGGGCTGGATTTCGATGCCGGGCGAGCGCATATCGAGGAGGAAATAGCCGATGCCACGGTGCTTACTGGCTTCGGGGTCGGTGCGCGCTAGCAGCGCACCGAGGTCGGCGTACTGCGCCAACGACGTCCAGATCTTGTGGCCGTTGATCCGCCAGCCGCCGTCGACCTTGGTGGCCCTGGTGGCCAGCGATGCGAGGTCGGAGCCGGCTCCCGGCTCGCTGAACAGCTGGCACCAATGGATATCGCCACGTTGGGTCGCCGGTATCAGGCGCTCCTGCAAGTCTTTTGGACCGGCGGCGAGTACCGAGGGCAGGATCCATTCGGCGATGTTCAGCGATGTCCGAACCAGACCGGGTCGCTTGGCGAACTCCTCGTCGATGATGAGCTGTTTAAGGGGACCCGCATCGACGCCCCAAGGTGCCGGCCAGTGCGGCGCCAGCAGACCGGCGTCGGCGAGCAACGTACGCTGCGGCCCGGAAGCCTGGTCCTCGTAGTCGCCGTGCGGGGCGGGCTTGTCGTTGCGCAGTTGCATCGCGGCATCAAGCGTCTCGGCGACCCACGACCGGAATTCGGCTTCCGCGTCGCCGAGATTCACCGACATGTCGCGCGTCTGGGTACACGTGAGCTCGCCCAGCCGTCTCGCCCAGCGATTCGCCGGGCCGATCGATCCCGCCAGGCTGATGGCCCGGCGCCAGTACAGATGCACGTCGTGTTCCCAGGTAAAGCCGATGGCGCCGAGCATCGTCAGGGCATCGAGCACCAGGTCCGGGATCGGCGAGACCGCGATCGTCGCGGCGCCGGCGGCCGCGAGGCGATGCTGGTCGAGTGATTCGTCGGCAGCGCGCACCGCATCCCAGGCCGAGGCGGTGGCCAGCTCGCTATTGACCAGCAGCATCGCCGCACTGTGCTGCAGCGCCTGGAAGGTCCCGATCACCTTGCCGAACTGTTCCCGGGTGCGCAGGTGCGCGGTGACCACGTCGACGCACCACTGCACTATGCCGGCGGTGGTACTGGCCACCAGTCCTACCGCGAGGCACCCGGCGCGATCGGGGTCGATACCGGTGAGGACATCCGGCTCGGCCACCGGATAGTCGGCCAGCCGCACGATTCCGATATCGGTGACCAGGTCCGTGCCGGTCACGGATTCGATTGTCGTCGTTGAATTTTCCTTGCGAACAACGGCCCATACGACATCGTCACCGTCGGTGCGGGCGCCGAGCAGCAGCATCCGCGCCGAGCACACGCCCGCGGTCACCTCGGAGGTCCCGGAGATCAGCCAACCCTGGCCGTCGGGGCGCGCCCGAAAGTCTCCCCCGTCGGGTAGCACGACTGCGGCGGGTGCCCCGGACGCCAGCTCTCCCAGCAGCGATTCCGCCGCCGGCTTCGGATCGGCCAGTAGCGCAACGGCTCCCGTGATTACCGTCGGCAACAGCGGTCCCGGCAGTAGTGCCTTGGCCGCGGATTCCAGGACGCATGCGGCATCGATCAGCCGCCCGCCCTGGCCGCCGAGGTTCTCCGGAAGATGCACGGCGTGAAAACCGTTGCTCACCAACGCGTCCCACCATTCGGGAAGCTGACCGGCCGCTAGGGCGTCGAAGTTGTCTCGTGTCGAGGCGATCGGTGCGTGCCGGCCGGCGAACTGGCCGACGGCCTCGCTGAGATGCTGCTGCTCAGGGGTCAGTCCCAGGGTCATGACCGCGCCCGCGCAGTGGCGAACATGGGCTTCGGCCGCACCGGCTGATATCCTTCCGTCTTACAAGACGAACCGTCTCGTCTTGTGGAAGATTACCGGGGCGGGTCGAGATCTGCAAAGCGACCCCCGGGCTCCGCCGCCCGCGGCGAGGACGGCGAGGACGGCGAGGGACCTGACAGACGAGGATCACCAGATGCCAACCGATCTCACCCAGGCGAGTCCACCGGCCGGCTCTCCAAGACGCCGCAGCGAGAAGTCGCGGACGGCCATTGTCACCGCCACGCGTGAGCTCCTTCTCGAACGCGGATTCGACGGGTTGACGATCGAGGCGGTCGCCGCGCGCGCCGGCGTGGGCAAGCAGACGATCTATCGCTGGTGGCCCAGTCGCCCGGCGCTCGTCGCCGACGTCATGCTGGAAGACGCCGACAAGATCCTCGCGTCGGTCGAGCACACCGACGACCTGGCTGCCGACCTGTTGGGGTGGGTGCGCAAGCTGGCCTCGACACTGACGACGGAACGCGGCTCGGCGATGCTGCGGACGTTGACCGTTGCCTGCATGGAGCACGAGGAGACCGCGGTCAAGTTGCGTGCCGGATTCAGTTTGCCGCTGCACAACAGCGTCCGCACCCGGCTGTTGGCCGACGGCATCGATGCGGCCACTGCGGAGTCGGCGGCCGATGCCATTGTCGGCGGCGTGGTTTATCCGATCCTCTCGGACGCGCGGCAGTATTCGCGGCGCCGGGCCGAATTGACCACGCAAATCATCGTCGATTCCTTGAAGCGCAAACGCTGAACGCGCTGTATTGCGTGATGGAGATCGGTGCCGAAATACGGTCCGGGGTCCCGGGAAATAGTTAGATTAGCGAGCTATATCGCGGCCCATCGGCGAAATTTGCGGTTCCGCTCAGGCGTTGTGCGGCTCCGCCCCGCTCGCCGCGAAAGTGGCTGGCATAGAGCATCATCTATGCGGATTGTGGGTATCACGAATTCGGATTGGACCTCGATCCGGTCGGATGTAAAGATCCGTTCAGTACCTCGATCGGACGACAATCCAGGAGCCCAGCAATGGACCTGTCCATTCAGCGAGTGTGGAACTCGCAAACTACTACGCCGAGCATCTGCATCCGGGGTTGCCGCGATACTCAAGGTGGTAGTAGTCCTGCGGCCACCCCAAATCCGGCGCGAGCGAATTAGGCTTCGGATTATGACGGACCGGCCGAGTCCGTGGGGGCATGAGCGAGCAAAGCTCTCGCACCAGTTGGACATGCGCGGTGAGGTTCTCGGCCGCAGGCACGCGCGGCGGCTTTGCCACCGCTTCGCGCGCGTCGGCGTCAACACTTCGCCGGCGCGCCTGCGAGCGATGCTGGCCGGAGCACCGTGTGCGGCGAGTGAAGAGGCCGATGTCCGATTCGCCTTGATCGCGGCCGAACTCGACCGTGAAGCCCGCACCGCGAAGTACCGGCAGATGAGACGCGAGGGCGCGCGATCATTACTGATCGCCGGCATGACGCTGCTCGCATTGAATTTCCTGCTGTGCGCGGCCTACGCGCTGCTGAACCTGGCCCAACAGTCTTCGCCGTACTGACCGCTCGCGCTCTTCCGTTGGGACACATCACCAAAGCGCGGGTCCGCTGACCTGCCGGCCCGCCGACCAGGTCGCCACCACCGCAGCCAGGGGCTCGGTGCGGACCGCGACCAGGTCGGCGGGTTGACCCGGTGTCAGCCCTCCGGCCTCGCGGCTCGAGGACGCAATGACGTGGCGCGGATGCGTGGTGAGCAGCGCCACCGCGGAGTCGATCGAAGCCACCCCCGCCTCGCTGATGGCCACGGCGGCCCGGGCCAGTGACCCGCTGTGGTAGTCCGATGTCAGCACGTCCACCACGCCGGCCTCGATCGCATCCCGCGCGGACAGGTTGCTCAAGTGCGAGGAACCCCGCCAGGCGTTAGGTGCGCCCATGACGACGGCGAGTCCGTTATTGCGGGCCGCCGCAGCAGCGTCCAGGGTCAGGGGGAACTCACAAATGCTGGCCCGCATCGCGGCCGCCTCGATGACGGCGCTTTCGCTGTCCGGGTCGTGCGTGGCGAAGACCGTGTTGTGTGCCGCGGCGAACCGGGCAATCTGTCTGCGGCGCAACGGTGTTCCGGTGGCATGCCGGTGCAGCGTCCCCAGCCAGCGGTTGAGTTCGTCGTCGTCCAGGCGCAACCTTGTCCCCATCGCCGGACGCCATGCCCGTTCGGTTTGGTATTGCCCCTGACCGGGTGTGTGGTCCATCACCGACAGCAGCCCGATCCGGCGGCCGTGTCGGCGCAGCAGTTCGGCTGTGCCGTCCACTGATTCGGGGTCGCTGACGTCGACACGAAGATGGACCGGCACCGGCACCGGGAGCGCGGCCGCGACCCGGTGCAGGGTCTCCAACACGCAATGAGCGCGGCGATATCCGTCGGCGGTGTCGGGTCCTTCGCCCACCGAGATGCACAAGTAGGGACGCACGACGCCGTGGGCGACCGCGTCTGTCGCGAAGTCCTCCAGCGCGGCGTCCAGCGGAATCGAGGTTCCCGGCCGGGGAGATTCGAAGCGCGGCAACGAATCGGCGTGCAGGTCGGTGAACGCGGGCCAAAGCTGCAATGGTCGCAGATCGACTTGGGTCGCGTGTGGTGGTGGCTGGGTGTCGACGGAGCTGATACAACCATCTTCGATCGTCACCCAACGGGGCGCGACGGCTTCGTCGTGGTCGACTTGTTCCGTAGTCCCGGTGATCACCCGGGCGGCTTGCAGACTAATCATCATGTGGGGCAAACGGATTGACGTAGTGACTGTGATGCCGCCGCGCTGCGCAACGCGTCGTCGAGGTGATCCAGATCCGCCGCCGCCGACACCAGCTCGGCGAAGGGATAGCGGTCGTGGTGAGCCGCCAGGAAATCGATGGCAGCTCGAAGATGCAGGGGACGATAGTTGTGCACCCCAGTGATTGTCATGAGATTTCGGACCAGATACTCGGGGTCGATTGATATGGGCTGACCGGCGGCCACCGATCCCGCGAGAACGGCCCGGCCACCGACATCCAAGCTGGCGATGCATGCCTCGACGGCCAATGGGCTTCCCGACAACTCCAGCGCCACGTCGACGGGCGGCACGTCCTCGGGATCGCCGACAACGAGGTCGGCACCGAAGTTATACGCCGTCTCCTGCCGCACCGGGTCCGGATCGCATACCGCAACCCAGGCACCGAGCGCATCGGCCATCGCCGCAGCGGTGACTCCCAGCATGCCCGCACCGGTGATCAGGATCCGCGTGGGATCGCGGTGCCGATCGAGTTCGGCTGCGTCGAACACTGCAGCGACGGTCGCGGTAGCGCACGACGCGGGTGCGGCCACCGCGTCCGGCACGCTATCGGGTACCTCGACAATCGTGGTGCCCGGCAACAGAACACAGTGACTGGCGAAGCCGCCGTTGAGCGGCCAGGCGCTGTCGAGCGCCTCGTGACCGTACTTCTTGAGATGCAGACACTTCTGTTCCAAGCCCCACACGCAGTTGCGGCATCGTCCGCAGGACGCCGTGATGGACCACACGACCCGGTCTCCGATCGACACCTCGGCGTCGTTGGGATAGCGGGGACGCCCGCCGGAACCGATGGCCACCACATGGCCGACCTGTTCGTGGCCGAGGATGCCCGGATGCGGCGCATCCCTGCGTCCATTCACGGTGTGCAGGTCGCTCCCGCAGATGGTGGCCAGATCGACTGCGACCAGCACCCGGCCGGGGCCGGGGTCGGTCGCCGCGCTGGTCGTCACCACGG
The Mycobacterium sp. 050128 genome window above contains:
- a CDS encoding alpha-D-ribose 1-methylphosphonate 5-triphosphate diphosphatase, yielding MMISLQAARVITGTTEQVDHDEAVAPRWVTIEDGCISSVDTQPPPHATQVDLRPLQLWPAFTDLHADSLPRFESPRPGTSIPLDAALEDFATDAVAHGVVRPYLCISVGEGPDTADGYRRAHCVLETLHRVAAALPVPVPVHLRVDVSDPESVDGTAELLRRHGRRIGLLSVMDHTPGQGQYQTERAWRPAMGTRLRLDDDELNRWLGTLHRHATGTPLRRRQIARFAAAHNTVFATHDPDSESAVIEAAAMRASICEFPLTLDAAAAARNNGLAVVMGAPNAWRGSSHLSNLSARDAIEAGVVDVLTSDYHSGSLARAAVAISEAGVASIDSAVALLTTHPRHVIASSSREAGGLTPGQPADLVAVRTEPLAAVVATWSAGRQVSGPALW
- a CDS encoding thiolase family protein, with translation MGLRGEAAIVGYVELPPERLNKASPAPFALEQWAELSAAALDDAGLPGEVVNGIVASHLAESEIFVPSTIAEYLGVGARFAEHVDLGGASAAAMVWRAAAAVELGICDAVLCALPARYITPMSKQKPRPMVDAMFFGSSSNQYGSPQAEFEIPYGNLGQNGPYGQVAQRYAAIYGYDERAMAKIVVDTRTNANHTDGAIWKDKPLTVEDVLASPVIADPLHMLEIVMPCVGGAAVVVANADVARRSRNRPVWIKGFGEHVPFKTPTYAEDLLSTPIAAAADTAFAMTDLTREQMDMVSIYDCYTITVLLSLEDAGFCEKGTGMEFVANHDLTFRGDFPLNTAGGQLGFGQAGLAGGMHHVCDATRQIMGRAGAAQVADCNRAFVSGNGGILSEQTTLILQGD
- a CDS encoding Zn-ribbon domain-containing OB-fold protein, with translation MMNFDRPMPVKTPTTAPFWDALAQHRIVIQYSPSSDAYVFYPRVRAPRTLANDLEWREISGMGTLYSFTVAHRPVSPHFADAVPQLLAIVEWDEGPRFSTEMVNVDPVDLNVGMRVRPVFFDYPEHDVTMLRYEPAD
- a CDS encoding acyl-CoA dehydrogenase, which translates into the protein MTLGLTPEQQHLSEAVGQFAGRHAPIASTRDNFDALAAGQLPEWWDALVSNGFHAVHLPENLGGQGGRLIDAACVLESAAKALLPGPLLPTVITGAVALLADPKPAAESLLGELASGAPAAVVLPDGGDFRARPDGQGWLISGTSEVTAGVCSARMLLLGARTDGDDVVWAVVRKENSTTTIESVTGTDLVTDIGIVRLADYPVAEPDVLTGIDPDRAGCLAVGLVASTTAGIVQWCVDVVTAHLRTREQFGKVIGTFQALQHSAAMLLVNSELATASAWDAVRAADESLDQHRLAAAGAATIAVSPIPDLVLDALTMLGAIGFTWEHDVHLYWRRAISLAGSIGPANRWARRLGELTCTQTRDMSVNLGDAEAEFRSWVAETLDAAMQLRNDKPAPHGDYEDQASGPQRTLLADAGLLAPHWPAPWGVDAGPLKQLIIDEEFAKRPGLVRTSLNIAEWILPSVLAAGPKDLQERLIPATQRGDIHWCQLFSEPGAGSDLASLATRATKVDGGWRINGHKIWTSLAQYADLGALLARTDPEASKHRGIGYFLLDMRSPGIEIQPIKTATGQAHFNEVFLNDVFVPDEMLLGGPTDGWSLAIATMAEERSAISGYVKFDRAIALRRLASEPGPDRDDALRELGELDAYTNAIRALGVRETIRLLDGQASGPASSIAKVAMNVLLRRTFQSTLQLTGQVAMVDDADAAVVEPYLHLPAELIGGGTREIQLNIIAQMILGLPRK
- a CDS encoding TetR/AcrR family transcriptional regulator produces the protein MPTDLTQASPPAGSPRRRSEKSRTAIVTATRELLLERGFDGLTIEAVAARAGVGKQTIYRWWPSRPALVADVMLEDADKILASVEHTDDLAADLLGWVRKLASTLTTERGSAMLRTLTVACMEHEETAVKLRAGFSLPLHNSVRTRLLADGIDAATAESAADAIVGGVVYPILSDARQYSRRRAELTTQIIVDSLKRKR
- a CDS encoding acetamidase/formamidase family protein, producing the protein MDQTFMQSARDTLVDGVGRRDFVRAVAAIGAGVGVAGIAAGCARTGSAASTFSANRVLQPGEGNIGGNHYLQSTPDQVLWGYVPNVHAKPVLQMKSGETLTVDAVSHEGILEDQGRNPVAYFASKGVRQSEVLTDAIAIAAEYRRTPRDFDKDGPHVVTGPVFVEGAQPGDVLKIETLEATPRVPYGVVSSRHGKGALARTTDGKAPAGITLAEVMPPVSEDHRPNPDPTKYGDSFTFTSIEDGHGVMRYGTASVRFPLNPFMGMMGVAFSPDSDLTAASANSIPPTLGGGNIDIRLLGVGSTFYLPVFAEGALFYVGDPHHAMGSGEVALTAMEGSLRGTFRLTVCKPKTGDAPSVAYRYPFAETADLWVPIGLSDPDASVNGQITDLNVAMRRAVVNALDFLESDRGMDRATAYAYLSAAADFCVSQVVDRTVGVHAQIDKSHFR
- a CDS encoding sulfotransferase family protein; translation: MTLQERFNPDNLIAAACEQVGSDDFGDDGWQPGLQLLTDGLVNDARLSPIGVEVAHLDLMRALKNRLGVIAWRKQHPEIAEKPITAPIFIVGQPRTGTTILHDLLAQDPELRAPLTWEVDEPCPVPRPETYHNDPRIAQAQASIDMSEQIVPGFLAFHPMGALLAQECVRITGSEFISMIYTVQYRLPRYYRWLLYEADHAGAYHYHRIFLQHLQSGIPGQWLLKSPAHLWQLDKLMAEYPDALVVQTHRDPLNVISSIAALTNHLRRMGSDETSIAECAAQSYEEIVVGLERGMAMRDKGVVPEGRMIDVQFTDFMKDPWRTIGDIYQRLGRELKPEAEQKMRDFLTAHPGDGGRGRYTWSDTGLEADEVRERVRDYQQRYDVPTEELK
- a CDS encoding DUF1214 domain-containing protein; translated protein: MSQSPAVSPTDSAPQARAAWHFFQQMIADVTKIVTEDAETERELLEGLRVIARVSSLCSQMAVEADTARPGFFDMCSDTRMIGGPNPDGNYFLAMIRGDRRYRITGTRGTTTYLGFQILAGTGLTPRRMSNYLGDTNLELTSGEFALVLSADEPADPAGAQWIQIPDDASSVVVREYIADRDAEEPATMRIEALDPDPVTVLSDNELAEQFTAMAWSLMKLTTLHRTIKPQLLQQPNTLLTAEAADLGAADTTPDNLYMMGTFRLDPGQALVLDIEPPDTRYWNVTLESVWHECFEPRRRHSSVTNRGVQPDADGRVRIAISAQDLGFGHWLDTGGRHRGFVVLRWLDNPTPPDVKVSVREAGEQA
- a CDS encoding zinc-binding dehydrogenase, whose translation is MTAVNGVVAARYARWDGVGQPITVVTTSAATDPGPGRVLVAVDLATICGSDLHTVNGRRDAPHPGILGHEQVGHVVAIGSGGRPRYPNDAEVSIGDRVVWSITASCGRCRNCVWGLEQKCLHLKKYGHEALDSAWPLNGGFASHCVLLPGTTIVEVPDSVPDAVAAPASCATATVAAVFDAAELDRHRDPTRILITGAGMLGVTAAAMADALGAWVAVCDPDPVRQETAYNFGADLVVGDPEDVPPVDVALELSGSPLAVEACIASLDVGGRAVLAGSVAAGQPISIDPEYLVRNLMTITGVHNYRPLHLRAAIDFLAAHHDRYPFAELVSAAADLDHLDDALRSAAASQSLRQSVCPT